From a region of the Leptospira kmetyi serovar Malaysia str. Bejo-Iso9 genome:
- a CDS encoding GerMN domain-containing protein, which produces MPDSEKRKNLIFILTGIIFTLVLLDKSTGSGFSLSASGFQGFRNIGKMGVESPSSSKGNLNHKEMMDQAEDEILGELLQNGDVQTSSDNSNAIEEDLNEDNLVPVVEPPVSSSHSEKESEAHSSAATTPVPSDKGELSLYFLKFYGKGSKSHSRLVKVLRLSKGGDRVKLVLNSLIAGPVSQEKDQGILNSIPQGLRYDGDYRIEDGVLKLSLSNDLEKGAGPEILKDRIDQLTYSLIENLPIRGVQLRINGKFVRSLGGEGMPLPTLLTKNPRKIVVF; this is translated from the coding sequence GTGCCGGATTCCGAAAAAAGAAAAAATCTAATCTTCATTCTCACCGGAATTATTTTTACGTTAGTGCTTTTGGATAAAAGCACAGGGTCCGGATTTTCCCTTTCCGCCTCGGGGTTTCAAGGTTTTAGAAACATCGGTAAGATGGGAGTCGAATCCCCTTCTTCTTCGAAAGGAAATCTGAACCACAAAGAAATGATGGATCAAGCCGAGGATGAAATTCTCGGAGAACTTCTTCAGAACGGAGACGTACAAACCTCGTCCGATAACTCGAACGCGATCGAAGAGGATTTGAACGAAGACAATCTCGTTCCCGTGGTGGAACCTCCGGTTTCGTCTTCGCATTCGGAAAAAGAATCCGAAGCTCATTCTTCCGCGGCGACGACGCCCGTTCCTTCGGATAAGGGAGAATTGTCCTTATACTTCTTAAAGTTCTACGGCAAAGGAAGCAAAAGCCATTCCAGACTCGTAAAGGTCTTACGACTTTCCAAGGGAGGAGATCGGGTCAAACTCGTGTTAAACTCCCTGATCGCGGGACCGGTTTCTCAGGAAAAGGATCAGGGAATCTTAAACTCGATTCCGCAAGGTCTGCGTTACGACGGAGATTATAGAATCGAGGACGGAGTTCTCAAACTTTCCCTGAGCAACGATTTGGAAAAAGGCGCGGGTCCGGAAATTTTAAAGGATAGAATCGACCAGCTCACATACAGTCTGATCGAAAACCTTCCGATTCGGGGAGTTCAGCTCAGAATCAACGGAAAATTCGTACGTTCTCTCGGCGGAGAAGGAATGCCGTTACCCACTCTTCTTACCAAAAACCCTAGAAAGATCGTCGTTTTTTAA
- a CDS encoding HAD family hydrolase has translation MTEFSGDSLQALAFDVDGTLFSSEEIILEVYRDSISNFSKTSGIPIELPSRERIMMEIGKPVKTIFINLLPQLTEEQRDSISDSVLRFLCERIRKGEGEFYPAVKETIETLSRKGFRILAASNGRRAYVETILEVAGVLPFFDPILVLDNERIKTKGGILKEYVKLYGLEPDKILMIGDRLSDHEAARQNGCPFAFCAYGHAPAGEIPDFEVELKNLSDLTAIL, from the coding sequence ATGACTGAATTTTCCGGCGATTCCCTGCAAGCTCTTGCATTCGACGTGGACGGAACCTTGTTTTCCTCCGAAGAAATCATACTCGAAGTTTACAGAGATTCGATCTCTAATTTTTCAAAAACCTCGGGAATCCCGATCGAACTTCCTTCTCGCGAAAGAATCATGATGGAAATCGGAAAACCGGTCAAGACCATCTTTATCAATCTTTTGCCCCAGCTCACCGAGGAACAAAGAGATAGCATTTCCGATTCGGTTTTGCGTTTTCTCTGCGAAAGAATCCGCAAAGGCGAGGGAGAATTCTACCCCGCCGTAAAAGAAACCATCGAAACGCTTTCGAGAAAAGGTTTTCGAATTTTGGCCGCCTCCAACGGACGCAGAGCCTATGTCGAAACGATCTTGGAAGTCGCGGGAGTTCTTCCCTTCTTCGATCCGATTTTGGTCCTAGACAACGAACGGATCAAAACCAAGGGCGGAATTTTAAAGGAATACGTAAAACTCTACGGTTTGGAACCGGATAAAATTCTCATGATCGGAGACAGACTTTCGGATCACGAAGCGGCCCGTCAAAACGGATGCCCCTTTGCCTTTTGCGCGTACGGGCACGCCCCCGCCGGAGAAATCCCGGATTTCGAAGTCGAGCTCAAAAACCTTTCGGATCTGACCGCAATCCTGTAG
- a CDS encoding KamA family radical SAM protein, which produces MKTSDPNSIELPSSGECLTRRSELFSSFDWTDYKAQLQHRVKGSDLGRYFVLTESEKIGIEDTIRLNVSATPYYISLTNPEDPNDPIRKMIIPREAESVFSPEESPDPLHEERLSPVKGLTHMYPDRVLLFTNHECSVYCRHCMRGRKVSDSKERMLTTDLEAAFDYIESHPEISDVVLSGGDPLNLSDSKIDWILERLERIDHVKICRLGTRNPVTLPFRITSELCNIIESHNTDRLSIFCNTQFNHARECTSEAKEAVLKLLKAGVSVGNQCVLLKGINDSGETMLELHKKLLELRIRAYYMYDPELIPGSRGFRTPLAKGIEIISYMRGKIGGMGIPSFVNDLPGGGGKITLTPDWYLGFYKPERMHVFRSALRGTYHLSPEPPDSTMEDFYPSLSSEIWERISPNAFGAKEKKFL; this is translated from the coding sequence ATGAAGACTTCGGACCCGAATTCGATCGAACTCCCATCCTCGGGAGAATGTTTGACCCGCAGGTCCGAATTGTTTTCTTCCTTTGACTGGACCGATTACAAGGCGCAGTTGCAGCATAGAGTCAAAGGTTCCGATCTCGGACGTTACTTCGTATTAACGGAAAGCGAAAAAATCGGAATCGAAGACACGATTCGGCTCAACGTTTCGGCGACGCCATATTACATTTCTCTTACGAACCCGGAGGATCCGAACGATCCCATCCGAAAGATGATCATTCCGAGAGAAGCGGAATCCGTTTTTTCACCGGAAGAATCCCCCGATCCTTTGCACGAGGAAAGATTGTCTCCCGTAAAAGGGCTGACTCATATGTATCCGGATCGTGTTCTTCTTTTTACCAATCACGAATGTTCCGTGTATTGCAGACATTGTATGAGAGGACGTAAGGTTTCCGATTCCAAGGAAAGAATGCTCACGACGGATTTGGAAGCGGCCTTCGATTATATCGAATCGCATCCCGAGATTTCCGATGTCGTATTATCGGGAGGAGATCCGTTGAATCTTTCCGATTCCAAGATCGATTGGATTTTGGAAAGGTTGGAAAGAATCGATCACGTAAAAATCTGCAGACTCGGAACGAGAAACCCGGTCACTCTTCCGTTTCGAATCACATCCGAACTTTGTAATATCATCGAATCGCACAACACCGATCGACTTTCGATCTTCTGCAACACTCAGTTCAATCACGCCAGAGAATGTACGTCCGAGGCCAAAGAGGCGGTCCTAAAACTTTTGAAGGCCGGGGTCAGCGTCGGAAACCAATGTGTTCTTTTAAAAGGAATCAACGATTCCGGCGAAACTATGTTAGAACTTCATAAAAAGCTGTTGGAGTTGCGAATCCGCGCCTATTATATGTACGATCCGGAATTGATTCCGGGTTCGAGAGGATTTAGAACTCCTCTCGCAAAGGGAATCGAAATCATCTCCTATATGCGCGGAAAAATCGGAGGAATGGGAATTCCTTCCTTTGTGAACGATCTTCCCGGAGGCGGAGGAAAGATCACGTTGACTCCGGATTGGTATCTCGGTTTTTACAAACCGGAAAGAATGCACGTATTCCGTTCCGCGTTACGCGGAACCTATCACTTAAGCCCCGAACCTCCCGATTCGACGATGGAGGATTTTTATCCTTCGCTTTCCTCCGAAATCTGGGAGAGAATTTCACCGAACGCATTCGGAGCCAAAGAGAAAAAGTTTTTATGA
- a CDS encoding iron-containing redox enzyme family protein: MQTVQNLSAAQTSVSTSTSFRNSLEESVRNHPVLTSNRWLEQKERRMEKRDLLLWLRQEYFVSVDFVNWFLNTAAVSDSVEAKIVLVQNIWEELGEGKAEDSHVRILSKFLSDMGEVVEDGHRLPETKAYLDLMQKITRTDFYSALGALGPANEYLLKLEYSRMFKSYRELKERTILPEGKFFQVNLDADESHAEKLFRLIEVVADTEEKRNRVMEGNRLALDARLVFYEGLTAFQGL, encoded by the coding sequence ATGCAAACCGTGCAGAACCTCAGCGCCGCTCAAACGTCCGTTTCTACTTCCACTTCCTTTCGTAATTCTTTGGAGGAATCGGTTCGCAATCATCCGGTTCTTACCTCCAATCGCTGGCTCGAACAAAAGGAAAGGAGAATGGAAAAACGGGACCTTCTTCTTTGGCTCAGACAAGAATACTTCGTGAGCGTGGACTTCGTGAATTGGTTTTTAAATACGGCCGCCGTTTCCGATTCCGTGGAAGCGAAGATCGTTCTCGTTCAAAATATCTGGGAAGAATTGGGAGAGGGGAAGGCCGAAGATTCTCACGTTCGTATTTTAAGTAAATTTCTTTCGGATATGGGAGAGGTCGTGGAGGACGGACATCGGCTTCCGGAAACGAAGGCGTATCTCGATCTGATGCAAAAAATCACGAGAACGGATTTTTATTCCGCTTTGGGCGCGCTCGGACCCGCCAACGAATACTTGCTAAAATTAGAATATTCCAGAATGTTTAAGTCTTATCGGGAATTAAAAGAGAGAACGATTCTCCCGGAGGGAAAATTCTTCCAAGTCAATTTGGACGCCGACGAATCTCACGCTGAAAAACTCTTTCGTTTGATCGAGGTCGTCGCCGATACGGAGGAGAAACGAAATCGTGTGATGGAAGGAAACCGTCTCGCGTTGGACGCAAGGCTCGTTTTTTACGAAGGTCTAACGGCTTTTCAAGGTCTTTAA
- a CDS encoding DCC1-like thiol-disulfide oxidoreductase family protein yields the protein MHALIFLYDGECPFCSNLATKLQTLNLNPQIRFRSFRDFSEKELKELHPTLDKNVAAGNVQMIADGRRYPGFFAVRKLSHSLKGYRWLAPLLYLPLIPIFGMIGMNLLKTLKSR from the coding sequence TTGCATGCCTTGATTTTTTTATACGACGGAGAATGCCCCTTTTGCTCGAACCTCGCGACAAAACTGCAAACGCTGAACTTAAATCCGCAGATCCGATTCAGATCCTTTCGTGATTTTTCGGAAAAGGAATTGAAAGAACTCCATCCGACCTTGGATAAAAACGTCGCGGCAGGAAACGTGCAAATGATCGCGGACGGAAGAAGATATCCCGGTTTTTTTGCGGTTCGAAAACTCAGCCATTCTCTAAAAGGATACAGATGGCTCGCGCCTCTTCTTTATCTTCCGTTGATTCCGATTTTCGGAATGATCGGAATGAATCTTTTAAAGACCTTGAAAAGCCGTTAG
- a CDS encoding acetylglutamate kinase has product MKHQEILLKLLEVTENTKDSFQFLKLFRSIEPEKFAVIYADSGTLMESAEALLYNLKLLHKLDLYPVVVLDKDGISYTNLFYRNQNKEESSSILPGKLFRHPQDLSGAVSSALAEKKLPVFVAEEKGPALFSFLTKLCSTLNTNKLVHLYSRGGIYSSGNKISIYDVDSSVKADREDEVLLESCLELYKNVKNKEFGIAITSASALLKELFTIKGSGTLLRKKNRIDFIEDVNSVSPDKINRLIEKAFQRSLKENFWTQQFAGIILESEYKGCALVKNTPFGTFLSKFAVDEIARGEGVGRDIWDEMIRKFPILFWRARKENTISKWYMKVCDGMQKEGIWIYFWIGVQEEHIPGICEFLRNLPQDLSSAPLEASH; this is encoded by the coding sequence ATGAAACATCAGGAAATTCTCCTTAAACTTTTAGAAGTCACAGAGAACACCAAGGATTCGTTTCAATTTTTAAAACTCTTCCGTTCGATCGAACCCGAAAAATTCGCGGTCATCTACGCGGATTCCGGAACCTTAATGGAATCCGCGGAAGCGCTTCTCTACAATCTGAAATTGCTTCACAAACTCGATCTTTATCCCGTAGTCGTTTTAGACAAGGACGGGATCTCTTACACCAATCTGTTTTACAGAAATCAGAACAAGGAAGAATCCTCTTCCATTCTTCCCGGAAAATTATTCAGACATCCCCAGGATTTATCGGGCGCGGTGAGTTCGGCCCTCGCGGAGAAAAAACTTCCGGTCTTTGTGGCGGAAGAAAAAGGTCCCGCCCTCTTTTCATTCCTAACAAAACTTTGTTCCACTCTGAATACGAACAAACTCGTTCATCTTTATTCCAGAGGCGGAATCTACTCTTCGGGAAATAAAATTTCGATCTACGACGTGGATTCTTCCGTGAAGGCGGATCGTGAAGACGAGGTTCTTCTGGAATCTTGTTTAGAACTTTATAAAAATGTAAAGAACAAGGAATTCGGAATCGCGATCACTTCCGCTTCCGCGCTTCTCAAAGAATTATTCACGATCAAAGGAAGCGGAACCCTTCTCAGAAAAAAGAACCGGATCGACTTTATCGAAGACGTAAACTCCGTCTCGCCGGACAAGATAAACCGTTTGATCGAGAAGGCGTTTCAAAGATCTCTGAAGGAGAATTTTTGGACTCAACAATTCGCGGGAATCATTCTCGAATCCGAATACAAGGGTTGCGCGCTCGTTAAGAACACTCCGTTCGGAACCTTTCTTTCCAAATTTGCTGTGGATGAAATCGCGAGAGGAGAAGGCGTCGGTAGGGACATTTGGGACGAGATGATCCGCAAGTTTCCGATTTTATTTTGGAGAGCGAGAAAAGAAAACACGATCTCGAAATGGTATATGAAGGTTTGCGACGGTATGCAAAAGGAAGGAATCTGGATTTATTTTTGGATCGGCGTTCAGGAAGAACATATTCCCGGCATCTGCGAATTTTTAAGAAACCTTCCTCAGGATTTATCGAGCGCCCCGTTGGAAGCGAGTCACTGA
- a CDS encoding THUMP domain-containing class I SAM-dependent RNA methyltransferase has product MTNFKKPAPKKSLRLKVKKPEGNFRSNDRNFKKETPSKSEWDFSKPDSFEYHASCPDGLSGLLREEILEAGLKIVAENRGGVFFQGPAKSLKEFILSTGIASGISVSLKYWRVESPEDLYDQALQFPFEKIFGPEHSFRIDSTTKDSLKDSRYATYKLKDAIFDRFRSKGKEPPQVSRDEPDFLLYLRSHSDHAKLSLGLNTKPLQQRGHGRIGGEAPVREILASALVRYSGWNAKSPLYDPFCGSGTVVIEAALKLLYGGYTNYRSLDSSLPFKKLFGEPSLKENANRSEAKIFASDLDEKTLGLARLNARNAGVDHLIEFFESDATLSENEKKISGGFIVTNPPYGVRLGTKEEAKEIYIAWGKKLKDHFAGNVLALVCGDTSLLGFLKLKKDKEQSLTIGKLKGKLVAYTLGK; this is encoded by the coding sequence GTGACGAACTTTAAAAAACCCGCGCCTAAAAAATCCCTTCGGTTGAAAGTAAAAAAGCCGGAGGGAAACTTCCGTAGCAACGATCGAAACTTCAAAAAGGAAACTCCTTCCAAATCGGAATGGGATTTTTCGAAACCGGATTCGTTCGAGTATCACGCGTCTTGTCCGGACGGTCTTTCCGGTCTCTTAAGAGAGGAAATCTTAGAAGCGGGTTTAAAGATCGTGGCCGAAAACAGGGGCGGAGTTTTCTTTCAAGGACCCGCAAAGTCGTTGAAGGAATTCATTCTTTCCACGGGAATCGCGTCCGGGATCAGCGTTTCTTTAAAGTATTGGAGAGTGGAAAGTCCCGAGGATCTTTACGATCAGGCTCTTCAATTTCCGTTCGAAAAAATTTTCGGACCGGAACATTCCTTTCGAATCGATTCGACCACGAAGGATTCGCTCAAAGATTCACGTTATGCGACTTACAAGTTGAAGGACGCGATCTTCGATCGTTTTCGTTCCAAGGGAAAGGAACCTCCGCAGGTTTCCCGAGACGAACCGGATTTTCTTTTGTATCTTCGTTCTCATTCGGATCACGCGAAACTTTCCTTGGGTCTGAACACGAAACCTTTGCAACAAAGAGGTCACGGAAGAATCGGAGGAGAAGCTCCGGTGCGGGAAATTCTCGCGTCGGCTCTGGTCCGTTATTCGGGATGGAACGCCAAATCACCGTTATACGATCCGTTCTGCGGTTCGGGAACCGTCGTGATCGAAGCGGCTCTCAAACTTTTATACGGCGGTTATACGAATTACAGAAGTTTGGATTCTTCCCTTCCGTTTAAAAAACTTTTCGGCGAACCGAGTTTAAAGGAGAATGCGAATCGTTCCGAAGCGAAGATCTTCGCGTCCGATCTGGACGAAAAGACGCTCGGACTCGCAAGGCTCAACGCAAGGAACGCGGGAGTGGACCATCTCATCGAGTTTTTCGAATCCGACGCGACCCTTTCCGAAAACGAGAAAAAAATTTCCGGCGGGTTTATCGTGACCAATCCTCCGTACGGAGTCCGTTTGGGCACCAAGGAAGAAGCCAAGGAAATCTATATCGCCTGGGGAAAAAAACTCAAGGACCACTTTGCGGGGAACGTTCTCGCGCTTGTTTGCGGGGACACTTCGCTTCTCGGTTTTTTAAAACTGAAAAAAGATAAGGAACAATCCCTGACGATCGGCAAGCTCAAAGGAAAATTGGTTGCCTACACTCTGGGCAAATAA
- the bfr gene encoding bacterioferritin — translation MKGNKEVLEILGEVLSAELTAINQYFIHAKMNKNWGFKKLADFMKHESIDEMKHADEIIDRILYLDGVPDLQRYMKISVGKNIEEILKVDLELEYAAVERFNRGIAIAVKNNDNGTRELFEKILVSEEEHIDWIESQQEIIRQIGVENYLAQQIE, via the coding sequence ATGAAAGGAAACAAAGAAGTACTTGAGATTCTTGGCGAAGTTCTTTCCGCTGAACTCACAGCAATCAATCAATATTTTATTCACGCGAAGATGAACAAGAACTGGGGTTTTAAAAAACTCGCGGACTTTATGAAACACGAATCCATCGACGAGATGAAACACGCGGACGAGATCATCGATCGGATTCTTTATCTGGACGGAGTTCCCGACCTTCAAAGATACATGAAGATCAGCGTCGGAAAAAACATAGAAGAAATTTTGAAAGTGGATCTCGAACTGGAATACGCGGCCGTGGAAAGATTCAACCGAGGAATCGCGATCGCCGTTAAGAACAACGATAACGGAACCAGAGAACTTTTCGAAAAGATTCTCGTGTCCGAAGAGGAACATATCGACTGGATCGAATCTCAACAAGAAATCATCCGTCAGATCGGCGTCGAAAACTATCTTGCGCAACAAATCGAGTGA
- a CDS encoding thiolase family protein, translating into MSSSVFIVDSELSRFGKTDLDYHSLSYQTARRLLERNFEFEPQFLIFAAMAPERYTGEIFLPARIKESLGLKNLFTIRTETASSSGASALHTATYLLRSGAFQRGIVIATEVMSRLEREQNNLLLGSVLSQLQKGFAMSMAQGGGMIATRYLHEHGYDRKDLYILSKKLHDNGLKNEKAHIRKNITEEEYFNSPLFTSPLCLYDISPLSDGSCAILLSSDKPKSSNALEVQGIGHGIGNLSSAPGALSFPSSVSAFAGAYKEADLKPEQIHIAELHDAFTPFELIGAEDAGLFPRGKALRYVREGKTHPDGQLPINASGGLKTRGHPVGVSGLAQIAELQTWMYKEDRFQNGLALSIGGLGVNNFATILSKV; encoded by the coding sequence ATGTCTTCATCCGTTTTCATCGTCGATTCCGAACTCAGCCGTTTCGGAAAGACGGATCTTGATTATCATTCTCTTTCTTATCAAACCGCGCGTCGACTTTTGGAAAGAAATTTTGAGTTTGAACCTCAATTTCTTATTTTCGCCGCGATGGCTCCCGAACGTTATACGGGTGAAATTTTTCTTCCCGCAAGAATCAAAGAAAGTTTAGGTTTAAAGAATCTTTTTACGATTCGTACCGAAACCGCTTCTTCTTCCGGAGCGAGCGCGCTTCATACGGCGACTTATCTTTTGAGATCGGGCGCGTTTCAAAGAGGAATCGTGATCGCAACCGAAGTGATGAGCCGTCTCGAACGAGAACAGAACAATCTTCTTTTGGGAAGCGTGTTGTCTCAGCTTCAAAAAGGTTTTGCGATGTCTATGGCGCAGGGCGGGGGAATGATCGCGACGCGTTATCTGCACGAGCACGGATACGATCGAAAGGATCTTTATATTCTTTCCAAAAAGTTGCACGACAACGGATTGAAAAACGAAAAGGCCCATATCCGAAAGAATATTACGGAAGAAGAATATTTTAATTCTCCGTTGTTCACAAGTCCGCTTTGTCTGTACGATATCTCGCCTCTTTCCGACGGAAGTTGTGCGATTCTTTTGAGCTCCGATAAACCGAAGTCTTCGAATGCGCTCGAGGTTCAGGGAATCGGTCATGGGATCGGAAATCTTTCTTCCGCGCCGGGAGCCTTGAGTTTTCCTTCGAGCGTTTCCGCGTTTGCGGGCGCTTACAAAGAAGCGGATTTAAAACCGGAACAGATTCATATCGCGGAACTGCACGACGCGTTCACTCCGTTTGAATTGATCGGAGCCGAGGACGCGGGACTTTTTCCAAGGGGAAAGGCTTTGCGTTATGTTCGGGAAGGCAAAACTCATCCGGACGGACAACTTCCGATCAACGCTTCGGGCGGTTTGAAAACGAGAGGACATCCGGTGGGAGTTTCCGGTCTCGCGCAGATCGCCGAATTACAGACCTGGATGTACAAAGAGGATCGTTTTCAAAACGGTCTCGCTCTTTCGATCGGCGGTTTGGGCGTGAACAATTTTGCTACGATTCTTTCCAAAGTTTAG
- a CDS encoding glycosyltransferase family 9 protein — MNEKILLIQTAFLGDLILTTSFFREVKKKYPNSNLTVVVNKGTESVLEANPHIDRLIPLDKKEFKKSLWKFFSFLWGLRKERYTLCLLPHFSFRSTLMGFASGAKVRIGYESAGFSFLLTQKVPRPIKGMHEVEKLFSLLYRKEEYSNIPKRPELFWKEESVFRVRVLMKERGLETGNFILLAPSSVWETKRLPAFKFRSLGERLAKETGKKVVLIGSKADVDLCEEVGAGFGINLAGKTNLPELSFLVSKAALMVSNDSSPIHFASAFNIPTLAVFGATVPDFGYTPLADASFISEIAGLYCRPCGIHGGRVCPEGHFRCMMEQDIDKMFETAVQLEKGNSK; from the coding sequence GTGAACGAAAAAATACTTCTGATTCAGACCGCGTTTTTAGGGGATCTGATCCTAACGACTTCCTTCTTTCGGGAAGTCAAAAAGAAATATCCGAACTCGAATCTTACGGTTGTGGTCAACAAAGGAACCGAGTCCGTACTCGAAGCCAATCCTCATATAGACAGGTTGATTCCTTTGGATAAAAAGGAATTCAAAAAATCGCTTTGGAAATTCTTTTCCTTTTTGTGGGGTCTTAGGAAAGAACGTTATACGCTTTGTCTGCTTCCCCATTTTTCGTTTCGTTCCACGCTGATGGGATTTGCGAGCGGCGCCAAGGTGAGAATCGGTTACGAGTCCGCGGGGTTTTCGTTTTTGTTGACCCAAAAAGTTCCGAGACCCATAAAAGGAATGCACGAGGTCGAAAAACTATTCTCGCTCTTATACAGAAAAGAAGAATATTCTAATATACCAAAACGTCCCGAACTTTTTTGGAAGGAAGAATCCGTCTTCCGCGTCCGCGTTCTGATGAAGGAACGCGGTCTCGAAACCGGAAACTTTATTTTGCTCGCGCCGAGTTCCGTTTGGGAAACGAAACGGTTGCCCGCTTTCAAGTTTCGAAGTCTGGGCGAACGTCTCGCAAAGGAAACCGGTAAGAAGGTGGTTCTGATCGGTTCCAAGGCCGACGTGGATCTTTGCGAAGAAGTCGGCGCCGGTTTCGGAATCAATCTTGCGGGTAAGACCAATCTTCCCGAACTTTCGTTTTTGGTTTCCAAGGCGGCGTTGATGGTCAGCAACGATTCTTCCCCGATTCATTTTGCGTCCGCGTTCAACATTCCCACGTTAGCCGTCTTTGGCGCGACCGTTCCGGACTTCGGTTATACTCCTCTTGCGGATGCTTCCTTTATCTCGGAGATCGCGGGACTTTATTGTCGTCCCTGCGGAATCCACGGAGGAAGGGTTTGTCCGGAAGGACATTTTCGTTGTATGATGGAACAGGACATCGACAAAATGTTCGAAACCGCAGTCCAATTAGAAAAAGGAAATTCAAAATGA
- a CDS encoding aminopeptidase P N-terminal domain-containing protein: MNRNVYQERISEVQKKLKEGEVLIVFAASHLIRNRDVDYKFRQDSDFFYLTGFDEADGILILKNSYKAIFVLPKDKEKEIWTGIRIGKEKAKELLNLDETFDTTEWESKLDEILVNQHTLFHFFGRNLVRDTKLIEWIHSLNQRSREGKFGPRRIENPDFLHWMRMFKSPSEIAALQESARITALGHERLMSESKPGMFEYELEAILESEYLKHGAWGGGYGHIVAGGKNATILHYTSNNCQLKDGELVLVDSGAEKGYYTADVTRNFPVGKKFSPEQKAVYEVVLKAQKEAVAGTKEGVEFVAIHNQAVKTLVEGLKDLGLLEGSVDSILEQGTFKKYYMHRTSHYLGMDVHDVGTYYQNGSSKKLENGQVITIEPGLYFDPTDLEIPEKFRGIGIRIEDDVLVQGASPVNLTSMIPKEVDEIEARKN, encoded by the coding sequence ATGAATCGCAACGTTTATCAGGAAAGAATCTCGGAAGTCCAAAAAAAACTCAAAGAAGGAGAGGTTCTGATCGTTTTTGCGGCCTCTCATTTAATCCGAAACCGGGACGTCGATTATAAATTCCGTCAGGATTCGGACTTCTTTTATTTAACCGGCTTCGACGAGGCGGACGGTATTTTAATATTAAAGAATTCTTATAAAGCGATCTTTGTTCTTCCGAAGGATAAGGAAAAGGAGATCTGGACCGGAATTCGGATCGGAAAGGAAAAGGCCAAGGAACTTTTAAATCTCGACGAAACGTTCGATACGACCGAATGGGAATCCAAACTCGACGAAATTCTCGTCAATCAACACACTCTGTTTCATTTTTTCGGAAGGAATCTCGTTCGAGATACGAAACTCATCGAATGGATTCATTCCCTCAATCAAAGATCCAGAGAAGGTAAGTTCGGTCCGAGAAGAATCGAAAATCCCGATTTTCTGCATTGGATGAGAATGTTCAAATCTCCTTCCGAGATCGCGGCTTTACAGGAATCCGCGAGAATCACGGCGCTCGGTCACGAACGATTGATGAGCGAATCGAAACCCGGAATGTTCGAATACGAACTCGAAGCGATTCTCGAATCCGAATATCTCAAACACGGAGCCTGGGGCGGCGGTTACGGACATATCGTCGCGGGCGGGAAGAACGCTACGATTCTTCATTATACGTCTAACAACTGTCAGTTGAAGGACGGAGAGCTCGTGCTTGTGGACAGCGGAGCGGAAAAAGGATATTATACCGCGGACGTTACGAGAAATTTTCCAGTGGGTAAAAAATTCTCACCCGAACAAAAAGCGGTGTATGAAGTCGTTTTAAAAGCTCAGAAAGAAGCCGTTGCTGGCACGAAAGAAGGCGTAGAATTCGTCGCGATCCACAACCAAGCCGTAAAAACTCTCGTGGAGGGTTTAAAGGATCTCGGTCTTTTGGAAGGTTCCGTCGATTCCATTTTGGAACAAGGAACATTCAAAAAATATTATATGCATAGAACCAGTCATTATCTCGGTATGGACGTTCACGACGTGGGAACGTATTATCAAAACGGTTCCTCCAAAAAACTGGAGAACGGTCAAGTGATCACGATCGAACCCGGTCTTTATTTCGATCCGACCGATCTTGAAATCCCCGAAAAGTTTCGCGGAATCGGAATCCGAATCGAAGACGACGTTCTCGTACAAGGTGCAAGTCCCGTGAATCTGACGTCGATGATTCCCAAAGAAGTGGACGAGATCGAAGCAAGAAAGAATTGA